The Salmo trutta chromosome 6, fSalTru1.1, whole genome shotgun sequence genome has a window encoding:
- the slc35b3 gene encoding adenosine 3'-phospho 5'-phosphosulfate transporter 2 yields the protein MSAKFSLMNYNNARKHLSISIPSSSEVMMSPHIKSVEELRVLGINLSSFNTATQFCICTAGVFLFYLIYGYLQELIFSVEGFKPFGWYLTLVQFGFYSLFGLVELQLTQDKRRRIPGKTYMIIAFLTVGTMGLSNTSLGYLNYPTQVIFKCCKLIPVMIGGIFIQGKRYNLADVSAALCMSLGLIWFTLADSKVAPNFNATGVLLISLALCADAAIGNVQEKAMKLHNGSNSEMVLYSYSIGFGYILTGLLGAGGLGPAVAFCSQHPVTTYGYAFFFSLTGYFGISFVLALIKLFGALVAVTVTTGRKAMTIVLSFMFFSKPFTFQYLWGGLLVLFGIFLNVYSKNKDKMKLPSLADLRNMFLTGKKVRLLSQNV from the exons ATGAGTGCCAAATTCAGCCTGATGAACTACAACAACGCCCGGAAGCATCTGTCTATCTCCATCCCGTCGTCCAGCGAGGTCATGATGTCTCCGCACATTAAGTCTGTGGAGGAGCTGAGAGTGTTAGGCATCAACCTGAGCAGCTTCAACACAGCTACCCAGTTCTGCATCTGCACGGCGGGTGTCTTCCTCTTTTACCTCATCTATGGCTACCTACAA GAGCTCATATTTTCCGTGGAGGGTTTCAAGCCCTTCGGATGGTACCTCACCCTGGTACAGTTTGGGTTCTACTCCCTGTTTGGACTGGTGGAATTGCAGCTCACACAGGACAAACGGAGAAG AATACCAGGGAAGACGTACATGATCATAGCATTTCTAACGGTGGGGACCATGGGCCTATCAAACACCTCACTGGGTTACTTGAATTATCCTACACAGGTCATCTTCAAGTGCTGCAAACTCATTCCTGTCATGATAGGAGGCATATTCATTCAAG GGAAACGCTACAATCTGGCTGATGTATCTGCTGCTCTCTGTATGAGCCTGGGACTCATCTGGTTCACCCTAGCTGACAGTAAAGTCGCCCCCAACTTCAATGCAACCG GggtcctcctcatctctctggcTCTGTGTGCTGATGCTGCCATTGGGAACGTGCAGGAGAAAGCCATGAAGCTCCATAACGGCTCCAACTCTGAGATG GTTTTGTATTCCTATTCCATCGGTTTTGGGTACATATTGACAGGCCTGTTGGGTGCAGGTGGATTGGGACCAGCAGTGGCCTTTTGCTCTCAG CATCCTGTGACAACATACGGTTATGCATTCTTCTTCTCTCTCACGGGGTACTTTGGCATTTCATTTGTGCTGGCCTTGATCAAACTCTTTGGAGCCTTGGTCGCAGTCACAG TAACGACTGGACGTAAGGCGATGACGATTGTACTATCCTTTATGTTTTTCTCCAAGCCTTTTACTTTTCA GTACCTATGGGGTGGACTTTTAGTGCTGTTCGGCATCTTCCTGAATGTTTACAgcaaaaacaaagacaaaatgAAGCTGCCATCTTTGGCGGACCTCAGGAATATGTTTTTGACCGGGAAGAAGGTCAGACTCCTATCACAGAACGTGTAG